TGGCTACAGAGAAAACCCAACTGAGATGATATGCCATAAATTTGTAGTGGTCACcatggtttctttttttcatgtttctttttaatatccatatttatgaattaattttgttttctatatcagctaaatttttttcccattatccctccctttcctctttcctaggaagcaatatatcaaaaataacattttcaaataatgagagacaaaaaagaattttaaaaattcagcaaaattgaTCAATACACCAAAACTCTGTTGTAAACAACATAAgtggattctgatttctaatccattctgctatctgcttccattttagatgagctcatcccattcacactcataataatatatttaatatatatattattattattatagtaatttacaataattactaatttttcatccatcccattttcttctgtttcttctctctttctgtttatcCTCTCCCTGTTCAgaagtctattttgtttttaaccacTACTTCCTTTAATCCACCCTCCCTCTTACcatcccttcccctctttcttatATCCCTCCTCTCCTATATCTTTTGGGTAAGTTTCATTTCTATACACAACTGAGGGTGCATATATATTCTCCCTTCTTTGAACCAGTTCCCATAAGTAAGGTGCAAGTATCACCCCCCTCATTTTCTCCTATTCAATAAAAGCTATTTCTTGCTTGCCTCTTTTACGTGAGATACTTTCCCCTATTTtagctttcccttcttccttctcccactgCACTTTTTTCTCACCCATTCATTGTTTCAGAGATCATTCCAACATAATCAGCTCACAGCTATGCCCTCTGtgtatgtaaactccttttaactgctccaattatttataaagttcttagagGTTATATGTATCATTTTTCCCATACAGGAATATAAGTACTTTAACTTTATTGAGATCCTTATGATTgctctttcatgtttactttttttttttgctcctttatGATGGAAGCCACTAAATCTCTTGTGATCCatcactcagattggctaagatgacaggaaaagataatgatgcaatgttggaggggatgtgggaaaactggaacactaatacattgttggtggaactgtgaactccattctggagagcgatttggaactatactcaaaaagttatcaaactgtgcatacctttgacccagcagtgtttctactgagtttatatcccaaagagatcttaaaggagggaaagggacccacatgtgcaaaaatgtttgtggcctcccttttcgtagtggcaagaaactggaaactgagtggatgcccatcagttgaagaatggctacataaattatagtatatcaatgttacagaatattattggtctataagaaatgaccagcaggaggaatacagagaagcctagaaagacttacatgaactgatgctgagtgaaatgagcagaaccaggagatcattatacatggcaacaacaagactatatgataatcaattctcatggatgtggccctcttcaacaatgagatgaaccaaatcagttccatttgttcagtgatgaaacccatctgtacccagagagagaactatgggaaatgagtgtggaccacaacatagcattttcattctctctgttgttatttgcttgcatttttgttttctttctcaggttttttttccttcttgatccgatttttcttgtgcagcaagataactgtataaatatatatacatatattgtatttaacatatattttagcatatttaacatgtattgcactacctgccatctagaggaaggtgtggggggaaagaggggaaaatttggaacggaattttgcaagggtcaatgttgaaaaattacccatgcatatgttttgtaaataaaaagatttaataaaataaaaaaaaaactttacactTTAAgtccagggagaaaaaaatattcagtgaaAGTCTCTCTTAGATCTCAGAGGGCCTCCTAGGCTGGCTACTGCCACATGTGCAAATGGGTGAAACTCTGTATATTCTGGTGCCCAAATACAAAGCTTGGAACTGTTCCTAACCTTCAGAAGTATAGATGGCGCTTCAGTGACTCTCATTTCAATTAGCCCCAACCAGGAACTTGGCTGACTTGTAAGCATCAAATGCAGTAATATAGAGAAACTGCTTTGTAActgtaaaatgttatatataagtggcagctattattattgttgttttctgcTTAGGAAATCCAGGACTACAATTCTCTGGCCAGATTCCTAAGCTGTTGTCATTAAAGTACCTTAAAAACCTAAAACCAAAATCtcgtgtgatcctgactgtggcttcatGATACTTGAATCATTTCTCTTTGgttgcttgaagtattttctctttgacctgggagctctggaatttggctataatattcctgagaattttttgggggggtttcttTTAGGAGGcaattggtagattctttcaatttctattttaccctttggatCTAAGATATTTGGGcaatttttcttgaaaatttcttgaaagatgatatctaggcttttttttttttgatgtggctTTTAGGtaatctaataatttttaaattctctctccttaatctattttcctggtcagttgtttttgcaATGAGATACTTCTattcttcaaattcttttgactttgttttattattttttaatgtctcatagaatcattagcttccacttgcccaattctatggCATTATGCTAGAAGAATCATTTTCCACTCTTATCTTTATCTTGGAAGAGCCCCTGCTCCTCTGCAGCCCCAAGCACTAGTACTCTTCTTTGCTTTGGAGCTATCATCAGGACTCCTGATCCTTTGaaaccaacccccccccccatcactcCTCTCCACCCTAAAATTGTGACTCAGAACTGCAATGTGGGAAATCAACACCAGCTGTACCCAGTGCCAGTAAAGGGTACCCTAGACTCTTTTTTCTGACCAGTTGCTTAGCCCTCTTAACATGCCTTGGATGAGAGCTCCTGAAAACTGCTGTCGCTGCTTGTTGTATATGGACTCTGGAGAGGCCTCCACCCTGCTGTCACAATCTTCTCCTGCTGACCTAAGTTTTCTACGGCTGGAAAAAATGTCTCGCCCTAACATTTTGTTGGCTCTGCACTCCCAAAATTGTTTTTCATCAGCTGGGATCTTATTTATTATGTCTCAAAGCTTAAACATTggtaaaaaaaaagttggttaTTCAATTTAAATCACTGGTTttactttgatattcttgacaaattcagtaataataataataattcatttacaTAGTATTTCAAGATTAATAAAAAAACTCCTTAACAATCTCATGGGGTATGTAATACAGATATTGTTCCTTTCTTATCCAGAAGAAAGTTGAGGCTTAGGATAATATATCCTAAGATAGGATaggatatatatagagagacacacgtatatatatatatatatatatatatatatatatatatatatatataatatatgtgatatTCATATCTATTCCCCTATCATATAAGCATGCAatttatatattatgcataatgaatatttatgtatatagagcATACATTTATAGTCCCCTATCGTATACATATTAATGAAAActtataaaacattaatattaatattactgaACAATATCTAATACATGCCTATCTTTACCTAATAATTCTCATATAgtacataatacatatgtatatatatatatatatatatatatatatatatatatacataagacaTAATATGTTGGTGTACAAAGACATTACATCCATGAAAGCAGATCAACAAAGCTATTTCCTCTCTTTAGGAATACCTTTATCCTCACCTCACAAGAGATCGGCAACCTGCCATCTGAAGATACATGTTCCTTCAGAGCAAGCCCATAAACTGCAGATGGACCTTAATCCCCTTGACCGTTATTGGTTGCTCCTTCGGGCCCTATCTATATAGGATAGTCTATATAGGATCAGTaggagaaggacagagagagcaTTCTTATTGGCAGCAGCAGAGGCAATCTGGTCAATATGTTATTATGCTACAAGATTCTCAATCTATGCAGGAAATTCCCAGTCTTAGTGTAGTCCTAAACTGCACTAAATTCTAAGGATGAGTAACTGCTGCACTCCAAAAATTAATTTGACTTATTAATTTAAAGTTGTAAAGGGTAAGCCAGTTAGAGAGGGAAGATTCTATCCATGACGATCCATATTCTCCCTCAAAAAGACCTTCCTGATAGTGTTTGATTTGGGAGTGACCACCTCTACAACAGGTGGGCTTTAGCACTGGTGCTGAAAAGCACTCTCTGATATTAATAATGTGGAAAGTAAGGGTAGGAAGTTATTCCCCACTTTCTCTGTTTCATAGCAGATTCACTGAGAACCAATTCTCTTTCAGAAGCCCTTATGCCACTAAACCTGGAAGTCAGTCTCTAAGCTAGCACCTGCATCCTTTGTCTCTAACTGGTCTTTATTAACTGCTAAGCTTTTTTTATGCATGACGTCTTTAGTAACTTCCTACTACATCCAGCACCTTGTCAGGTACAGGTAGAGTCTGCCTACACTTCATTTCAatggacatttatttatttatttatttacacatctatttatttatttatttatttatttatttatttatttatttatttatttatttatttatttattcattcattcattcattcattcattcattcattcattcattcattcattcattcatttatttatttatttatttatttatttatttatttatttatttatttatctgtttatttatttatttatttattagagtAGGCAAGTGAGTCTGTCTTTATGGATCCCTTATTGATCATCTTGTTTTTAGTAGCAATTCCACTTAGGGTTTTCTTCTCGTTATTTGAGTTAGGGTTACAAATATTGTTAACTTTTTAGGAATCAGTCTTTCAATAcccttttattctttaaaaattttaacaatagttttttttttttattttcaaaatacatgaaaaagatagttttcaattcaATGACTAATTAAGTTCCTGCTTTGTGAGTATTTTAAGCAAGGAGTGATAGAGATCCATAAGAGTGGATGGGTCCAGTTCCCCGTGTAGAAGATAAATactaagacaaaaaagaaacagttcttgctctcaaggagcttacattccaccagggcaattttaaaaagtgtatatTAACAAGTAAAGGGAACTTGGAGGAGGTTCAGGAAGGCTTCCTAGGGGAAGTAGCTAAGATACTCAACATTGAGAGGCAGAGATAAGAAAAGTTTGTTCTAGATGCCAAATTGTGGATGGACTTAAAGACCATGCAATAGCCCAACATGCtgcattttacagaggaagaatatgGGATCCAACTAAGGCAGGGATATGCCCAAGTTACACAAGTAATAAATGGCAAAGGCAGAATGGAAAACCAGTTAATGATAATATTAGAGGGCAGAAAAGAtgatgggaatagaaagaaggggACAGATTGCAGACATGTTAAAGGGAATGAAGCAGCAGCCAGGTTGTACAGAAGATAGAGCAGTTTCAAGTGGAATCAGAAacacctgagtccaaatccttcTTTTGATACTTGCTAGCCATgaaactctgggaaagtcacttctttgtgccttaatttcctcatctataaaatgagtagctGAATGGGTTGGTTTCTAAGATTCCAAGCCATGTTTTACTTGACTCATTCCTGCAATCAGTCTCCTGGCTTGTCCTGTTCCTTCTACTTCCTTCCCTGTTGCTTTGCCCCATGGAGAAACCTTGGtcctatattttcctttctccctcatcCTGAGTCAAAATGAGTCCACTGTTCTATTCTTGGGTGCCTTAGGAAGATAGCATTGAAATTAACAGGAAACATACTTGTGTGGGTCAAAATAGCTCAGAATACTCCCATCAGccaggaaggcttcatggaggaggtagGTCTGGATCTTGGTTTGTCTTACCtgaagagacagagaagcagaaacCATCCACAGGAACTTTATTGTTGTCTGATTCCTTCTCTAGGAAGGTTGTGATGCCAGAGAATAGAAGTGGCAAGATCTGAGTGGGTAATTCCTTGTCCTCTCAGGGAAGCTCTGAAATCTGCTTCCTGGGCAATCTCTGCCTGTTCTTCTCATCAGTAtctgtaagggaaaaaaaaacccagacaatttatttacaacaataataattattattttacaaattttttctccctatgATAGAGCCTGGAAAAGACAACAAAAGCTGAGAATAAATGGTACAAATAAAGAACAAACTGCAAACCAGCAGATGGAGCGAAAGTCCCAACCAAGGAAATATCTATAGGATTAATAGAGAGTTTATAAGGGCTTGCGGTTGTTGGTTCCATAAAGTGAGAAGGGAAACAGGTCTAGGAGGTAGAAGCTGATAGTGCAGGCTGATGGGAGGATAAAGGGAAAGCAAACATATCATGACTCCTCTGCAATATTCCAAAGGCAATTAATGGTAACCCAACTTCAGCACTGAGTCTGGAAAAAGTTCTGGGAGGACCCAGGCACTCATGAAAAGAGAATAGGGTATGTCTGACTGGCATCAAGAATGCCCGTTGGTACCAATATTTCTTCTGTGGTAGGAATGTGGAAagcaaatgtctttttttaaatagcaagttttttttgtttgtttttgtttgtttttgttttgtggtggcaaagaattggaaactgagggaatgcccatcaaatgggaaatggctgGCTGAACAAGTGATAAGCAAAGTGAGCcaaaccaagaaaataatgtacacagtaacaccaATTTGGTAATGGTAATCAATTGTAAAAGATCTAATAACAGTGATCAATAAAATGATAcatcacaattccaaaggactcagaatgaaaaatgctatccacctctagatagaaaactgatggattcagaatacagattaaagtctattttttccttttatttttcttactttattttggAATTTGGCTAATGCAGAAATAGggtttgcataacttcatatgtattATGggtatcatatttttctttctcaaggggtgaaggaaggagggaaaataacaagaaaattaaaaaaaaaagaacaccccTTGGCACCAACATATCACCTAAGGTAGGAATGTGAGTAGCAGAGAGGCTCTGGACATCACTGGTTTCAGtcattttaaactttataaaCAATGATTTTGGGAGCCAGTtactatgcccattttacagatgaggggacTGAGCCTCAGGAAGATGAAGGCATTTGAATATAGTTAGGAAGTATCAGAGGTGGAATTGGAAGCAGGCTCTTCCCACTCCCAAAGTCCAGTACTCTAGGTATTTACAAAAGAATTCCAGAACTGAGATTTGGAAAGGAGTCCagtggccatctagtctaacccacACAGAAAAAGGAATTCCTGATACTATAGATTTTACAAGTGACTGTGCAGCCCCTGCTGGAAAGGGGAACCCCCACTTCTAAAGCATCTAGCCCATCCCACTTTAGCTTAAatcatattttgcatttttccaagtgctcctctcccttttccagtcAGTCCCCCATTCCCACcacagctcacatttatatagtgctttgatatttacaaatattttacctACACAATCTCATTCATGCCTCTGTGGTGCAGCCCAGGGGCATGGGGGCATGATTTCTAGCATGGCCTTGGCAACAATACAGCCCCTGCAGCAGGTGTACAGCAGGTGGCAGAATCTGGTCAGTGGTTCCCTGTGGAAACAAACACTCGGTGATGTGATGTCCCCCAGGTTAATAATTGACACGATCAAGCCCTTATTGGGGAGGTTTAACTTCCTCAGGGTACTTTCCCATCCATGCCCTCTGGATCTGCGTGAGGAGGGGTACAGGAAGAGCTGTGTACTGTGATTTTCACTTTGGATTTAGGGAAGTAATCTTGTCGAGCCTGAAAAGGAGTGTGATTTGAGTATGTTTTAATTGATGGGGAATATTGATCATTAGCTCTCTTCCCATTTTAgaggagctccttgagagcaggggctctTAATTCTGTACTCcctgcctcctcccctccccccttagcatagtgctttgcacatagtacgagcttcataaatgcttgcttcattcattctttcatttgttcattcattctctcAGATTAAGGCTGGACATTACAGGACAAAATTGTCTAATAAGGGAGCCCTTTAATTCTCATGTACAGAAATTAAAAGCGGCCACTAAAAGAGTTGTGCcatttcccaaaggcaattcccccccccccttcctctctcaacgtctcctcctcctcctcctcctcctctactttttcttccttctcgtATGTAATTTTGGGGTTAACTGGCTGCTGGTCGGCATTCTCactctatccatccattcattcatctttcCCTCTATCATCTCAGCAAAAGGCTCCGGAGCTGGGCAGCggcggggagggggggcagaCCGCGGGGCGCGAGCGCGGCGGCGCGGCTCGCGGGGGACGGCGACACTGGCCGCGCAACGAAAGCACCCCCTCCCTCACGAGGGGCTGACGTTTTGCCGGGGTCTCCTAGAAACGCGCGCGCGTGTCTCCTGGTATACCATATAATAATAGCCAGCAGTTCCATCAGCATCTCGGTACACAGGCAGGCTGACGTCACCGCGCAGCTCCCTCCCCGGACTCGGACttgggagaggggaggggcagCGCCACGCGGCTCCCGTGCCCCCTTCCTTCCCCAGGCGGCCGGCTGAGGGCGTTGGGGGGGGCGACCGAACAGGGGGAGGGACGGAGAGAAGGTGGGGGGCGCAGCCACAGAAGGCCGTCTCTATGGTGAGTAGGAGGCGGGGACTGAGGAGGCGGAGAAGCGCGACCGCAGCGGCTCCGGCCCCCGGCGCAGGTACCAAAGTAAAGGCGGTCGAGAGAGGGGCTTGGAGAGGCGAATCTTTACTCGGCTCCATGAGAAGCTGCTGCAGCTCGCTAGTGTCCGACGGCTCCCCGCTACGCGCCCCGCCTCAGCCCAGCATGCCTGCAGCCCGTGCCGAGCAGAGCCCGCGGATCCGGGAAGTTTGGGCTTGCAACCTGGACGAGGAGATGAAGAAAATGCGACCCGTTATCCAGAAATACAATTACGTGGCTATGGATACGGAGTTCCCAGGTGTGGTGGCCAAACCTGTCGGAGAATTCCGAAGCTACGCCGACTACCAGTACCAACTGCTGAGGTGCAATGTGGACTGGCTGAAGATCATCCAGCTGGGGCTGACGTTCATGAACGAGCAGGGAGAGTGCCCCCCGGGAACCTCCACGTGGCAATTCAACTTTAAATTCAATCTGAAGGAGGATATGTACGCCCAAGACTCCATAGAGCTCCTGACCATGTCCGGCATCCAGTTCAAGAAACATGAAGAAGAAGGGATCGAGACCCAGTATTTTGCCGAGCTCCTGATGACATCGGGAGTGGTGCTGTGTGACGGGGTCAAGTGGCTATCCTTCCACAGCGGCTACGACTTCGGCTACTTCATCAAGATGCTCACCAACTCTCCTTTGCCCGAAGAAGCCCGCGACTTCTTCGAGATTCTCCGACTGTTCTTTCCGGTCATCTATGATATCAAGTACCTCATGAAGAGCTGCAAAAATCTCAGGGGTGGACTGCAGGAAGTGGCCACTCAGCTGGAGCTGGAGCGCATAGGCTCCCAGCACCAGGCAGGGTCCGATTCCCTACTCACAGGTATGACCTTtttcaaaatgagggaaatgtTCTTTGAAGACCACATCGATGATGCCAAGTATTCTGGCTACCTGTACGGGCTCGGTTCGGGAGCTTCTCATGCCCACAGCAACGGGCACCCCGGGTTCCAGAACCGCTTCCCGGGTCCCTACCACAGCACCTACCCACCCACTGTCCCGAACAATTTCCCGAACGGCTACCCCAGCGGCTATGCCGGCGGCTTCCAGAACAACTACCCGAACGGTTATCAGCAGAGCTATCAAACTAACTTCCAAAACACCATCCAGGATATCCACAATGTCCACAATGTCCCAAATGTCCAATATGTCCAGTATGTCCAGTATGGCCAAGAACCAGAATGGACAGGAGACCAGCAAGGATTCGTGAGGTAAAATAGAAAacagggctttttaaaaatgcctaaACATATATAGGTTTTTATCTCCAGTTAAATCCCTTAATTAATACAcactgtttatttgtttgttttttaaaccctGCCTTCTCAACctgttttgtcttttgtctttcaatACTAATGATAACCATTCCTTCCTACCACAGCTCCTGATAGGTAGAAGAGTTTTCAGGTTGAATTTTGCTGTATATTAATTAATCCACCTGTTAGCAAGTATATGTGGCCAAGAGGGAAAACTCATATCTTACTCAGTCTTTTGGTAACTATATCTAGTTGGTCTTAATTTGGCCCCTGCCCCCCCTTCCTCTCAATTCCCAGATTACCAAGCACTGACTGtaatttaatgctttttttcatttttgtctcttccaGCATGCAAGAGATGCCAGAGTTTGAGGGTGAGGACCAGCAGTTCTACACCTATGGAGAATGAATCTGCTCACACTCCCTGTTTCACCAGAAGGTTGGAGTTTCCTTAATGTTTGCTTGAAAATTGATCATCTGCCAGTTTTACACAGCATTCCCTTGTTTTGGACCCACGGAGCAGGCTATGTTCACTGTGCTGCAAATTGTTGACTCAGTTAAGCTAAcccaagaaggaaaaggagaacttAGTGACCGCTTTTCCTGATATTTCATCTTCTAAGCACCTCTAGTGTTCTTGGTTTTGAATTGGTATATGTATTAGGTCTGTGACTGACTAAATGTTTTAATCTACCTTTACCCCTTTCAGCAAAGTTCCCTGTAACTGGCTTTTCAAGATCTGTCAGGAGCATCAGCCTGAGCTTCTCTTGACagcatctttccttttatttccttttggtcTTTTAattctaacatttcttttttctcccccctccccctttcaaaTATAATCATGTTTACCATGTGTTTGATTTGATGATTCTGCAAGTCAACTTCATAATAGAAAGTCCAAAGAGAGCAAAGTCACCTTAGGTATATTTTATACCAAAttaaatttgaagaaataaaattgtgcTTTTGTAGTTGCTAGGAAGACAAAAGCAATTCAGTCTTGttgtaaaacaacaaaaaaggcccTTAAATTACCTTGAATAATATTAGTCATCTGAGGACtataatgattatttatttttatgtgtatatttttgcCATATATTTTCTATCTATTGACAGAAATAACTGTGAATTACTTTCTTAGCCATGCAGATTATGTGATCAGGTCAGAGCACATGAAGGAAGAATTTGGTCATCAGTAATAAATAATAGCCAGAAATGATGGATGgcaagtgtgtatatgtatgttaccTACACTTCAATCAGTATATTATCTGTTTTCCAGATGGCCGTGTCTCCCTTATCCTTCAATACTCTTTTCTCATTAAGTTTGTTAGAATCTTGACTCACTGGGAAACATGGATTGAATGAACTTCAAAGGAGTTTGGTGGTAGCGAGAGATGGCattggagagaaaggaatattcAAATTCCTTCACTGTGATGGAGTGGGAAGGAGAGTGGAAGTTGAGTTGGGGGGAGAGCAGGAAAATTAGTACAAGTGCAGCCACAGCCAGATCTTGGTGAGggcaggaagaaagaaggagcGGAAAAGGAGAAGCTGGTATCACTCCTAGTGCCCAGTCCAGTGCCATGTACAGATTTGATGAATGTATTGTTCTTAGACCCTCTAGCTTCCTTCTAGGCTCAGGCCAAGGGACATCTTCTGCAGGAGGCCTTTCCCAGCTCCCTcagctgctagtgccttcccctcGCATATTGCCTTCCATATACTCTGTCTATATATTGTTCGTGCCTAGTTATTTACAAGTTTTCttcccaattagaatgtgagctccttgagagccgGGATagtatttttttgcttttcattgtatccccagtgcttagcacagtgtttggcacacagtaagGACCTAATAAAGTTTGTTAATTGATTGCTTTGTCTAGTGTTTGTTGTGAAGTCTTCCCCTGAGATGGTTGGGTACATCCCTGGGAGATCATGTGTAGCGGGGTCAGGCTGTGGCTGTTTCCTGATGCCCCAGCTGTCCTCAGAGATGGTCAGCAGGACAGGGTCCAGTAGGAGACAGTCCCCCTGGCCCAAACCCTCATGCCCCCTGCATGTCCTAGCACTGGCTCATCAGGAGGTGGCCTGAAGGACTGGTCTGGGCTTTTCAAGCCTAAACACTGAGTTctgcttctccctctctcttctttttcctttctgttctttctcctgattcctcttcctccttcccctcctctccctcttctttcacctcatttcctttctccctcctccttcctcatgttttctttctacctttccctcctccctattctccctttcttttcttcctcctctgtccTCCTCCTGTTTTTTTCATTGCTCTGGCTCAGGGATCCTGGTATTGGCCTGAAATCCCCTGTGCCGGCTACTGCCATAGACTTATCCCAAGTTGCTACAGAGCTGGCAGCCTGATCTCCCCTTCTGCAGAAAGGTTCCATAAGGGGAGCAATTTGACTGCTGAGCCCAGAAAGGGGAGCATCCTAACATACAATGAATGTACTTTATGGAAAGAAGTGGGTCTGGATTCCCTCCTTGGGGGACAGCAGGCCTCAGCAACAGGGACACAGAAGGGGGCCTTGGGGAAGAACTGAGGAGAAGAGCATGGACGTAGAGCACATCAAGAAAGATTTTGGTCAGACACAAGAAAGAATTGCTCACAAACTGGTTTCAGCCTCTTAAGGACTTTCACATCCCCTTAagttccctcctccccaccctacctcacacacacacacacacacacacacacacacacacccatcacTGAGGTAGGTGGGACAGGTATtaatatgcccattttatagaggaaaaaaatgaggtatAGAGAGCtggggtgacttgcccaagatcatagcACTAGGAAAGTGGCAGCCCCAAGTCTCAACCCCAAGTCCCCAAATCTCAGGCTCTTTCCACTCCCCCTTGTTTGTAGGATACTTGGTGGCTATTGCCTAAAAGCAAAAGTCACCCCTGCAATTCTGTGAATGAGCTGGTTCACACCAG
This is a stretch of genomic DNA from Sminthopsis crassicaudata isolate SCR6 chromosome X, ASM4859323v1, whole genome shotgun sequence. It encodes these proteins:
- the LOC141548367 gene encoding CCR4-NOT transcription complex subunit 7-like; translated protein: MVSRRRGLRRRRSATAAAPAPGAGTKVKAVERGAWRGESLLGSMRSCCSSLVSDGSPLRAPPQPSMPAARAEQSPRIREVWACNLDEEMKKMRPVIQKYNYVAMDTEFPGVVAKPVGEFRSYADYQYQLLRCNVDWLKIIQLGLTFMNEQGECPPGTSTWQFNFKFNLKEDMYAQDSIELLTMSGIQFKKHEEEGIETQYFAELLMTSGVVLCDGVKWLSFHSGYDFGYFIKMLTNSPLPEEARDFFEILRLFFPVIYDIKYLMKSCKNLRGGLQEVATQLELERIGSQHQAGSDSLLTGMTFFKMREMFFEDHIDDAKYSGYLYGLGSGASHAHSNGHPGFQNRFPGPYHSTYPPTVPNNFPNGYPSGYAGGFQNNYPNGYQQSYQTNFQNTIQDIHNVHNVPNVQYVQYVQYGQEPEWTGDQQGFVSMQEMPEFEGEDQQFYTYGE